The following coding sequences are from one Haploplasma axanthum window:
- a CDS encoding metallophosphoesterase, which produces MKKLIVIILMGILSVTLIGCNKYQVKYDKDLLTINLEKENDEIKIMQLTDLHLAYGNDFLDKKTFSLIDKLVENVNPDVIIITGDITMSLLAKKLFKQFINHMDKYDVPWSFVFGNHEMDFHDMKEIIKIIDKTKTKNLYFKVGEDLGENGGYGNFKIEIQNNSNPILNLYMLDTKANRLDGKTDGGVYDYLTINQVDWYKREIVTDDVRSLAFMHIPLRQYLKYYGFDNYKEKTHAQAVDTGFFDAMVNEGNKKTMGVFVGHDHLLDFSFYLDDIMLAYGNVSGFNAYGKKERGARIIEVTKNESNYELNSYLVLENEVLS; this is translated from the coding sequence ATGAAAAAGTTAATTGTAATAATACTAATGGGTATTTTATCAGTTACTCTTATTGGATGTAACAAGTATCAGGTCAAATATGATAAAGATTTACTTACAATTAATTTAGAAAAAGAAAATGATGAAATTAAAATAATGCAACTAACAGATTTACATTTAGCTTATGGAAATGATTTTTTAGATAAAAAAACATTTTCTTTAATTGATAAATTAGTAGAAAATGTTAATCCGGATGTAATAATTATTACGGGTGATATAACAATGAGTTTGTTAGCTAAGAAACTATTTAAACAGTTTATTAATCATATGGATAAATATGATGTTCCTTGGAGTTTTGTTTTTGGTAATCATGAAATGGATTTTCATGATATGAAAGAAATAATTAAAATCATAGATAAAACTAAAACTAAGAATCTCTATTTTAAAGTCGGAGAAGATTTAGGTGAAAATGGTGGATACGGTAATTTTAAGATTGAAATTCAGAATAATAGTAATCCGATTTTAAATCTTTACATGTTAGATACTAAAGCAAATAGATTAGATGGTAAAACTGATGGTGGAGTATATGATTATTTAACAATTAACCAAGTTGATTGGTATAAACGTGAAATAGTAACAGATGATGTAAGATCATTAGCTTTTATGCATATACCGCTACGTCAATATTTAAAATATTATGGATTTGATAATTATAAAGAAAAAACTCATGCTCAAGCAGTTGATACAGGATTCTTTGATGCAATGGTTAATGAAGGTAATAAAAAAACAATGGGTGTTTTTGTTGGACATGATCATTTGCTAGATTTTAGTTTTTATTTAGATGATATTATGTTAGCTTATGGAAATGTTAGTGGATTTAATGCATATGGAAAAAAAGAACGAGGAGCAAGAATAATTGAAGTTACAAAAAATGAGAGTAACTATGAATTGAATTCTTATCTTGTTTTAGAAAATGAGGTATTATCATGA
- a CDS encoding glycosyltransferase family 32 protein, producing the protein MNNENNKKIPKIIHYVWVGRKEKSELALKCIESFKTYCPEYKIIEWNEDNFDVSSNEQVRIALEEKNYAYASDIIRVWALYKYGGIYFDTDLCLTKNIDELLNYDGFLCYESKYWFGTAVIGFIPKHKVLEKIYKRYEQPAKIGFNTNPLTVHAFAAALRFYYGLKPNGKLDVINDILLLPEEYFYPINYMTLKMRKTNNTFGIHYYGSTWHNKAQKRSVSFARGSRKILGKHVYSFFERIVANSYYRKLKKEFMRIEEQDNGTHNQS; encoded by the coding sequence ATGAATAATGAAAATAATAAAAAAATACCTAAGATTATCCATTATGTATGGGTAGGTAGAAAAGAAAAGAGTGAACTTGCTCTTAAATGTATTGAAAGCTTCAAAACATATTGTCCAGAATATAAAATAATTGAATGGAATGAAGATAATTTTGATGTTTCAAGTAATGAACAAGTAAGAATTGCATTAGAAGAGAAAAATTATGCATATGCATCAGATATAATCAGAGTATGGGCTCTATATAAGTATGGTGGAATATATTTTGATACTGATTTATGCTTAACAAAAAATATTGATGAACTTTTAAACTATGATGGTTTCTTATGTTACGAAAGTAAATATTGGTTTGGTACTGCTGTTATAGGGTTTATACCTAAACATAAGGTATTAGAAAAAATATATAAAAGATATGAACAGCCGGCAAAGATTGGGTTTAACACTAATCCATTGACAGTTCATGCTTTTGCTGCAGCTCTAAGATTTTATTATGGGTTAAAACCAAATGGAAAATTAGATGTTATTAATGATATTTTATTGTTGCCAGAAGAATATTTTTATCCAATTAATTATATGACCTTAAAAATGAGAAAAACAAATAATACATTTGGTATTCACTATTATGGTAGTACATGGCATAACAAGGCACAAAAAAGAAGTGTTAGTTTTGCTAGAGGATCAAGGAAAATTCTAGGGAAACATGTTTATTCGTTTTTTGAGAGAATTGTTGCGAATAGTTATTACCGAAAATTAAAAAAAGAATTTATGCGAATTGAGGAACAAGATAATGGAACACATAATCAAAGTTAA
- a CDS encoding ABC transporter ATP-binding protein, protein MEHIIKVKDLKKSYRDFQAVKGISFNVKRGGLFAFLGLNGAGKSTTINILCSIIEKNSGSVVIDGLDLDKDRLKIKEKIGIVFQRSVLDYQLTVKQNLESRASLYPLTKDEIKSRISYLISILELEPIINRQYGDLSGGQKRKVDIARALINQPKILFLDEPTTGLDPNTRITVWEILDKLIKEQDLTIFLTTHYMEEVVKAREVVILDEGVIVASGTPDDLKQKYANDILRVISEKNEKLEKKLKDKDFEYINDSYHIKVKDSIEALKIINSDIDLFKNFEVLKGNMDQVFLNATGKKLEVSNAN, encoded by the coding sequence ATGGAACACATAATCAAAGTTAAAGATCTAAAAAAGTCTTATCGTGATTTTCAAGCGGTTAAAGGAATAAGTTTCAATGTAAAAAGAGGTGGATTGTTCGCATTTTTAGGATTAAACGGAGCTGGCAAGTCAACAACAATCAATATTTTATGTTCAATCATTGAAAAGAATAGTGGTTCAGTAGTAATTGATGGATTAGATTTAGATAAAGATAGACTTAAAATAAAAGAAAAAATTGGAATTGTTTTTCAAAGATCTGTCCTCGATTATCAATTAACGGTTAAACAAAATTTAGAATCAAGAGCGAGTCTCTATCCATTAACAAAAGATGAAATAAAATCAAGAATTAGTTATTTAATCAGTATATTAGAATTAGAACCAATTATTAATAGACAATATGGAGATTTATCGGGTGGACAAAAACGAAAAGTTGATATAGCAAGAGCCTTAATTAATCAACCAAAGATCTTGTTTTTAGATGAACCAACTACTGGACTTGATCCAAATACAAGAATAACGGTTTGGGAAATTTTAGATAAATTAATTAAGGAACAAGATTTAACAATCTTTTTAACAACACACTATATGGAAGAAGTTGTTAAAGCAAGAGAAGTTGTTATTCTTGATGAAGGTGTAATTGTGGCTTCAGGAACTCCTGATGATTTAAAGCAAAAATATGCAAATGATATTTTAAGAGTTATTAGTGAAAAAAATGAAAAATTAGAAAAAAAATTAAAAGATAAAGATTTTGAGTATATTAATGATAGTTATCATATTAAAGTTAAAGACTCTATTGAGGCATTAAAAATAATTAATAGTGATATTGATTTATTTAAAAATTTTGAAGTTTTAAAAGGAAATATGGATCAAGTATTTCTAAATGCTACGGGCAAAAAATTGGAGGTAAGCAATGCAAACTAA
- a CDS encoding acyl-CoA dehydrogenase family protein has product MFLKDELLEKIRERASYYDENNLFPEEDYKELKEAGYYRLFAPKNKNGFGYSLKEVAREQTRLAMYAPATALGINMHQIIAGVGNYLVKHGNEKGNLIIDAVSKDQLIAFGISEPNNDKVLFGSISEAIKKDNDYLFKGQKIFVSLAKKFDKILTYANDSTGPWSVFAILDRSSEMEVKNDWNTLGMRGTQSNSIYLNNVHVKDTNIISKIKPGPTKDPIILGIFAYFEILLAATYHGIGKRALELGIERVKSRNSVSNNNMYSNDKDIRWRIAEAAITLDGIETQIDHLSDLIENDINDPFIFQKLSTIKNKSVETSKGALDEIIRASGGRSYYNDFELSRLYRDVLAGIFQPSDQESLHNAWANALLGPIK; this is encoded by the coding sequence ATGTTTTTAAAAGATGAATTACTTGAGAAAATTAGAGAACGTGCTTCTTATTATGATGAAAATAATTTGTTTCCAGAGGAAGACTATAAAGAATTAAAGGAAGCGGGTTATTATAGACTATTTGCACCCAAAAATAAAAATGGATTTGGTTATTCGTTAAAAGAGGTAGCTAGAGAACAAACAAGACTTGCAATGTATGCACCTGCAACAGCACTTGGAATTAATATGCATCAAATTATTGCTGGTGTTGGTAATTATTTAGTTAAACATGGGAATGAAAAAGGTAATTTAATTATTGATGCTGTTAGTAAAGATCAATTAATAGCTTTTGGAATTTCGGAACCAAATAATGATAAAGTTTTATTTGGATCAATTAGTGAAGCAATTAAAAAAGATAATGATTATTTATTTAAAGGACAAAAAATTTTTGTTTCATTAGCGAAAAAATTTGATAAGATTTTAACCTATGCTAATGATTCGACTGGTCCATGGAGTGTATTCGCTATTTTAGATAGAAGTAGCGAAATGGAAGTTAAAAACGATTGGAATACATTAGGAATGAGAGGAACACAATCAAATTCAATTTATTTGAATAACGTTCATGTTAAAGATACAAATATTATTTCTAAAATTAAACCAGGACCAACTAAGGATCCAATTATACTAGGAATCTTTGCATACTTTGAAATTCTTTTAGCAGCAACCTATCATGGTATTGGTAAAAGAGCGTTAGAACTTGGAATCGAAAGAGTTAAATCTCGTAATTCAGTTTCAAATAATAATATGTATAGTAATGATAAAGATATTAGATGGAGAATTGCTGAGGCAGCAATTACTCTAGATGGAATTGAAACACAAATTGATCATTTATCAGATTTAATTGAAAATGATATTAATGATCCGTTTATTTTTCAAAAACTCTCAACAATTAAAAATAAGAGTGTAGAAACATCAAAAGGTGCATTAGATGAAATAATTCGTGCATCTGGCGGAAGAAGTTATTATAATGATTTTGAACTCTCAAGATTATATCGTGATGTACTTGCTGGAATATTCCAACCATCAGACCAAGAATCACTTCATAATGCATGGGCAAATGCACTATTAGGACCAATAAAGTAA
- the purB gene encoding adenylosuccinate lyase: protein MIKRYQSDEFEKLWSDQNRYDNFLKVELAAAKAWMLLGLYDSKTYLKISEATFKLEDIYELEKETKHDVVAFTRTVGNTIGDEKKWIHYGLTSTDVVDSANALILREVNSHINNRINDLIETLKEKAIRYKDIPCIGRTHGIHAEVTSFGLKFLLWYEDLKRIQKVFLDAKDNIEVIKISGAVGNYAANTPKLEEEISKILNIKSANISTQVLQRDRHALYISSIALLGSELEKISTEIRHLSRTEVGEVSESFAKGQKGSSAMPHKKNPIASENISGLSRVLRGYVTTSFEDINLWHERDISHSSVERIILADATSLIDYMLNRINNVLKNLDVNVEKISSNIELTKGVVFSQHVLSLLIQKGMIRETAYDLIQKLAYDTIENNKEFKLIIIDNKEIMSYVTIEEIETVFSYKYLLRNVDSIYSKVLN from the coding sequence ATGATTAAACGATATCAAAGTGACGAGTTTGAAAAACTTTGGAGTGATCAAAATCGCTATGATAATTTTTTAAAAGTTGAACTTGCTGCTGCTAAAGCATGGATGTTATTAGGGTTATATGATTCTAAAACCTATCTAAAAATTAGTGAAGCAACATTTAAACTAGAAGATATTTATGAGTTAGAAAAAGAAACGAAACATGATGTTGTAGCATTTACACGAACTGTTGGAAATACGATTGGTGATGAAAAGAAATGGATACACTACGGACTAACATCAACAGATGTTGTTGATAGTGCTAATGCTCTTATTTTAAGAGAAGTAAATAGTCATATAAATAATCGAATAAATGATTTAATTGAAACATTAAAAGAAAAAGCAATTAGATACAAGGACATACCTTGTATAGGTAGAACTCATGGAATTCATGCAGAAGTTACTTCTTTTGGATTAAAGTTTTTATTATGGTATGAAGATTTAAAACGAATTCAAAAAGTATTTTTAGATGCAAAAGATAATATTGAAGTAATAAAGATAAGTGGAGCAGTCGGAAATTATGCTGCGAATACACCAAAACTTGAAGAAGAAATATCAAAAATATTAAATATAAAAAGTGCAAATATCTCAACACAAGTCTTGCAAAGAGATAGACATGCATTATACATTAGTTCTATAGCACTGTTAGGTTCAGAGTTAGAAAAAATTTCAACAGAAATTAGACATCTATCGAGAACTGAAGTTGGAGAAGTTAGTGAATCGTTTGCTAAAGGTCAAAAAGGATCTAGCGCAATGCCACATAAAAAAAATCCAATAGCAAGCGAAAATATTTCGGGATTATCAAGAGTTTTAAGAGGTTATGTTACTACATCTTTTGAAGATATAAATTTATGGCATGAAAGAGATATATCTCATTCTTCTGTTGAAAGAATTATATTAGCTGATGCTACATCTTTAATAGATTATATGTTAAATAGGATTAATAATGTGTTAAAAAACCTTGATGTTAATGTGGAGAAAATAAGTTCTAATATTGAATTAACAAAAGGTGTTGTTTTTAGTCAACATGTTTTGAGTTTATTAATTCAAAAAGGAATGATAAGAGAAACTGCATATGATCTAATTCAAAAATTAGCATATGATACTATTGAAAATAATAAAGAATTTAAACTAATAATAATTGATAATAAAGAGATTATGTCTTATGTAACTATTGAAGAAATAGAAACGGTTTTCAGTTATAAGTATTTATTAAGAAATGTTGATTCAATATATTCAAAAGTTTTAAACTAA
- a CDS encoding DUF4434 domain-containing protein — MNRLKKIGLTILLLIIVLLLTRKENQNKTLITTDFIQPWKILDWNDEDFDNHFLKLESVKIKEVIIQWTIESDGDEFKYRLYPSKYETKDKYDSILEKLLKSAKKNNVGIYIGLNNDLLWWNNYQNNEDYLKFQMEVAKNQVDEIENLYREEYFNTILGYYLPFEIYTNASGFSHNWANMFNILIEHLNLKTFSIPLLFSPFLSDYAGSTNQNIKDTFDILFKESKFRDFDLIIPMDSYGNVLPNDLNNENRAFNYLESIRKSIEENSKIGMAVNIEIFSEVNGEFNC, encoded by the coding sequence ATGAATAGATTAAAGAAAATAGGTTTAACAATATTATTACTTATAATAGTGCTGTTGTTAACTAGAAAAGAAAATCAAAATAAAACTTTAATAACAACCGATTTTATTCAACCTTGGAAGATTCTTGATTGGAATGATGAAGATTTTGATAATCATTTTTTGAAATTAGAAAGTGTAAAAATAAAAGAAGTTATTATTCAATGGACAATTGAATCAGATGGTGATGAGTTTAAATATCGGTTATATCCTTCTAAATATGAGACAAAGGATAAGTATGATAGTATTCTTGAAAAGTTGTTAAAAAGTGCTAAGAAGAATAATGTTGGTATTTATATTGGATTAAATAATGATTTGCTATGGTGGAATAATTATCAAAATAATGAAGATTATTTAAAATTTCAAATGGAAGTTGCTAAAAATCAAGTTGATGAAATAGAGAATTTATATAGAGAAGAATACTTTAATACTATTTTAGGTTATTACTTACCTTTTGAAATATATACTAATGCAAGTGGGTTTAGTCATAATTGGGCAAATATGTTTAATATTTTAATTGAACATTTAAATTTAAAAACATTTAGTATACCGTTATTATTTTCTCCGTTTTTAAGTGACTATGCGGGAAGCACTAATCAAAATATTAAAGATACTTTTGATATTTTATTTAAAGAATCAAAGTTTCGTGATTTTGATTTAATAATACCAATGGATTCTTATGGTAATGTCTTACCAAATGATTTGAATAATGAAAATAGAGCTTTTAATTATTTAGAGAGTATAAGAAAATCAATAGAAGAAAATTCTAAAATAGGTATGGCTGTAAATATTGAAATATTTAGTGAAGTTAATGGTGAATTTAATTGCTGA
- a CDS encoding M50 family metallopeptidase, giving the protein MKSFLKQLLEGALIGLVIGVMFLLLGYNIAKGIDSLLWYEWIILVIVLYIVYQLAIIFHELGHLIFGKLTGYKFLSYRYRSFLIMRNEKNKLVLKRFTVHGTLGQCLMIPPKKKPLPIFWYNVGGVTMNLLFAIVSIIVFKFVGNNDLIKISLTIVITINLFLAVFNWVGIKGLTNDGNNYREAKKYPDSRNALFYILDINARLSNNERITTMLLDVPFDELDLTKPLQINYAFSIVIKNIYLQNFELAKTQIDEILKTYNEPGSILILLIKPYKYLLMLIDEQEQAIDKKDKDVIKILDAMKYEPSFVLIKWYEELIRNNQNNDELSKQFLKVCENSPTQGEVFDLIEFKEVIYQIYLDKKTL; this is encoded by the coding sequence GTGAAGTCATTTTTAAAACAACTACTAGAAGGAGCATTAATTGGATTAGTAATTGGAGTAATGTTTCTATTACTTGGTTATAATATTGCCAAAGGAATTGATAGCCTTTTATGGTATGAGTGGATTATTTTAGTTATTGTTCTATATATTGTCTACCAATTGGCGATTATTTTTCATGAATTAGGACATTTAATTTTTGGTAAATTAACAGGATATAAGTTTTTAAGTTATCGATATCGTTCTTTTTTGATAATGAGAAATGAAAAAAACAAATTAGTTTTAAAAAGGTTTACTGTCCATGGAACATTGGGACAATGCTTAATGATACCTCCAAAGAAAAAGCCATTACCAATTTTTTGGTATAACGTTGGTGGAGTTACAATGAATCTTTTATTTGCAATAGTCAGTATTATTGTTTTTAAGTTTGTTGGGAATAATGATTTAATTAAAATCTCCTTAACCATAGTCATTACTATTAATTTATTTTTAGCTGTTTTTAATTGGGTTGGTATTAAAGGTTTAACTAATGATGGTAATAATTATCGTGAAGCTAAGAAATATCCTGATTCAAGAAATGCACTATTTTACATATTAGATATTAATGCAAGATTATCTAATAATGAGCGTATAACAACTATGTTACTTGATGTTCCATTTGATGAATTAGATCTTACAAAACCGCTACAAATTAATTATGCATTTAGTATTGTAATTAAAAACATATATTTACAGAATTTCGAACTTGCCAAAACTCAGATTGATGAAATACTAAAAACATATAATGAACCGGGCTCAATCCTTATTTTACTTATAAAACCATATAAATATTTATTGATGTTAATTGATGAACAAGAACAAGCGATTGATAAGAAAGATAAAGATGTCATTAAAATCTTGGATGCTATGAAGTATGAACCATCATTTGTTTTAATTAAGTGGTATGAAGAATTAATTCGAAATAATCAAAATAATGATGAACTTTCCAAGCAATTCTTGAAAGTATGTGAAAATAGTCCTACACAAGGTGAAGTTTTTGATTTAATTGAGTTTAAAGAAGTGATATATCAAATATATTTAGATAAAAAGACATTATAA
- a CDS encoding adenylosuccinate synthase has translation MKRVVIVGTQWGDEGKGKITDYLALKADVVTRYQGGNNAGHTIVVNSKKYALHLLPSGILNANKINILANGMVINIEALINELNEIGLRDYKLFISDRAHVTFPFHLEIDKQEENSKHKKIGTTHKGIGPTYKDKSARIGIRVGTLIANDFKENLKELIENKNKELTTNIDFESVYEKYSEYAKIIKPYVTDTSKLLNDLIIDNKKILFEGAQGVMLCLDHGTYPFVTSSSPTAASVPVNTGIAPWLIDGAVGVTKAYSTRVGEGPIPSEMFDEIGNNIRIKGNEFGTTTGRPRRIGWLDTVVLRYTKRVSGLSYLAVTLLDVLTGLDKIKIVKSYMLDGKEIDTIPAHIKDYERVVPNYLEVAGWSEDITNVKSFEELPLNAKKYLKMIEELTGVKVAIFSVGPKREQTIEILPIFED, from the coding sequence TTGAAACGAGTCGTTATTGTAGGAACACAATGGGGAGATGAAGGTAAAGGTAAAATTACTGATTATCTCGCTTTAAAAGCTGATGTAGTAACAAGATATCAAGGTGGTAATAATGCTGGGCATACGATTGTTGTTAATTCAAAGAAGTATGCATTACATTTATTACCTTCAGGAATTTTAAATGCTAATAAAATCAATATCTTAGCAAATGGAATGGTAATAAATATCGAAGCATTAATAAATGAACTGAATGAAATAGGATTAAGAGATTATAAACTATTTATATCAGACCGAGCACATGTTACATTTCCATTTCACTTAGAAATTGATAAACAAGAAGAAAATAGCAAACATAAAAAAATTGGGACAACACATAAAGGAATTGGACCAACTTACAAAGATAAATCAGCTAGAATTGGAATTAGAGTTGGTACTCTAATAGCAAATGACTTTAAGGAAAACTTAAAAGAGTTAATTGAAAATAAGAATAAAGAGTTAACTACAAATATCGATTTTGAATCAGTATATGAAAAATATAGTGAATACGCTAAGATAATTAAACCGTATGTCACTGATACATCTAAACTCCTTAATGATTTAATTATCGATAATAAAAAAATCCTTTTTGAAGGTGCACAAGGAGTTATGTTATGTCTTGATCATGGAACATATCCTTTTGTAACATCATCATCACCAACAGCAGCCTCTGTTCCAGTTAATACTGGGATTGCTCCTTGGCTTATTGATGGTGCAGTTGGAGTGACTAAAGCATACTCAACAAGAGTTGGTGAAGGTCCAATACCTAGTGAAATGTTTGATGAAATAGGAAATAACATTAGAATTAAAGGTAATGAATTCGGAACAACAACAGGACGCCCAAGAAGAATTGGTTGGCTAGATACCGTTGTTTTAAGATATACAAAACGTGTTTCAGGATTATCTTATTTAGCTGTTACGTTATTAGATGTTCTAACAGGATTAGATAAAATTAAAATTGTTAAATCGTATATGCTTGATGGAAAAGAAATAGATACAATTCCAGCACATATTAAAGATTATGAAAGAGTAGTTCCAAATTATCTTGAAGTTGCTGGTTGGAGTGAAGATATTACTAATGTTAAGTCATTTGAAGAATTACCTTTAAATGCTAAAAAATATTTAAAAATGATTGAAGAATTAACAGGTGTTAAAGTAGCAATATTCTCAGTTGGACCAAAAAGAGAACAAACAATTGAGATTTTACCAATATTTGAGGACTGA
- a CDS encoding DUF2130 domain-containing protein — protein sequence MDNFVSIVNNHQLKLERDAKKGEIIDLNLVNTVDTTIILEKINQETDRIYKEKLREVKDKFDLEKKLEIKKAVEEYEKENLNLNNELKNLESKIKNQLLLEFEREKSNYDKEISTLKNQVELIKQQKDNEYINKINELNNEKEVLSSKLKLSEKENELKLTNKNHEFQKILQDKEIMIENLKRERSKLNIKNIGENLEKWCDNEFNNQALATLDNISWQKDNEVIKNSKADFIYKVYATSGKLENELLTSAILEMKSEDPDSINKQPNSKFFKKLNEDRLNKQIEYAILVSELEWDSENDVPIKKVPDYEKMYIVRPQYFMIFLNIITSFGLKYKEILLAKEEERAKFIDVKEIINDFEAMKNEILDNSIKHITTQLEEINKQSEIITKANNKVIEAANMIIARHLQTVINKINNFKIEKITKKIEELS from the coding sequence ATGGATAATTTTGTTTCAATTGTGAATAATCATCAATTAAAGTTAGAAAGAGATGCTAAAAAAGGGGAAATTATTGATTTAAATTTAGTTAATACTGTTGATACAACGATCATTTTAGAAAAGATAAATCAAGAAACTGATCGAATTTATAAGGAAAAATTAAGAGAAGTTAAAGATAAATTTGATTTAGAAAAAAAATTAGAGATTAAAAAAGCTGTTGAAGAATATGAAAAAGAAAACTTAAATTTAAATAATGAATTAAAGAATCTTGAATCTAAAATTAAAAATCAATTATTATTAGAATTTGAAAGAGAAAAATCAAATTATGATAAAGAGATTAGCACTTTAAAAAATCAAGTTGAATTAATCAAACAACAAAAAGATAATGAGTATATTAATAAGATTAATGAACTTAATAATGAGAAAGAAGTGTTAAGTTCAAAACTAAAATTAAGTGAAAAAGAAAATGAACTAAAATTAACAAATAAAAATCATGAATTTCAAAAAATTCTTCAAGATAAAGAAATAATGATTGAAAATCTTAAGCGTGAACGCTCTAAGTTAAATATTAAAAATATTGGTGAAAATTTAGAAAAATGGTGTGATAATGAATTTAATAATCAAGCACTAGCGACGCTTGATAATATTTCATGGCAAAAAGATAATGAAGTTATAAAAAATAGTAAAGCTGATTTTATTTATAAGGTTTATGCAACTAGTGGAAAACTAGAAAATGAATTATTAACATCAGCAATATTAGAAATGAAATCAGAAGATCCTGATTCAATTAATAAACAACCCAATTCAAAGTTTTTTAAGAAGTTAAATGAAGATAGACTTAATAAACAAATTGAATATGCAATATTAGTTAGCGAACTTGAGTGGGATAGTGAAAATGATGTTCCAATTAAAAAAGTTCCAGACTATGAAAAAATGTATATTGTTAGACCACAGTATTTTATGATCTTTTTAAATATAATTACTTCTTTTGGATTAAAGTATAAAGAAATATTACTTGCGAAGGAAGAAGAAAGAGCTAAATTTATAGATGTTAAAGAAATTATTAATGATTTTGAAGCAATGAAAAATGAAATTTTAGATAATTCAATTAAACATATTACGACACAATTAGAAGAAATAAATAAACAAAGTGAAATAATTACTAAAGCAAATAATAAAGTAATTGAAGCAGCAAATATGATTATTGCTCGTCATCTACAAACAGTTATTAATAAAATAAATAATTTTAAAATTGAAAAAATAACTAAAAAAATTGAGGAACTCTCATGA
- a CDS encoding ABC transporter permease, with protein sequence MQTNLSNAKNYLHNIWELTKRNILIFLKNKTTLFFSMIAPILILVIYILFMGDLQINMIKDSLPSDIVVSTKDIRGIANAWMVSGIVGISSLTVSLNSMFVAISDRERRVVDDFTASPVKLFNLTLSYFISAFLLTFVICFIFLIVGLLYLVITTGVIFSIIEILELVLVLLLSSLSAVIILMCITTFFKTTAAASSFTGIFSALVGFLIGAYLPVSILPIGIQNFANLIPGSHSTGLFRIIFMNRMIENLPSDIPASFIEEIKKTYGFDLHMFGTKINSTYMYLYLTLSIIVFFILYLFINKWVKKNK encoded by the coding sequence ATGCAAACTAATTTAAGTAATGCAAAGAATTATCTTCATAATATTTGGGAGTTAACCAAAAGGAATATTTTAATATTCTTAAAAAATAAAACGACACTCTTCTTTTCAATGATTGCCCCAATTCTAATTTTAGTTATATATATCTTGTTTATGGGGGATTTACAAATAAATATGATTAAAGATTCATTACCAAGTGACATTGTTGTTAGCACAAAGGATATTCGAGGAATTGCAAATGCTTGGATGGTCTCTGGTATTGTTGGAATTTCTTCATTAACAGTTTCATTAAATAGTATGTTTGTTGCAATCTCAGATCGTGAAAGAAGAGTAGTTGATGATTTTACTGCATCCCCTGTTAAGCTTTTTAATTTGACATTAAGCTATTTTATTTCAGCATTTCTTTTAACTTTTGTTATTTGTTTTATATTTTTAATAGTTGGATTATTATATTTAGTAATTACTACTGGGGTTATCTTTAGTATTATCGAAATCTTAGAACTTGTTTTAGTTTTATTGTTATCAAGTTTATCGGCAGTTATTATTTTAATGTGTATAACAACATTCTTTAAAACAACTGCAGCAGCATCTTCATTTACAGGAATTTTTAGTGCTTTAGTTGGTTTCTTAATAGGTGCATATCTTCCTGTTAGTATTTTACCAATTGGAATTCAAAATTTTGCAAATTTAATACCAGGATCTCATTCGACTGGATTATTTAGAATCATCTTTATGAATAGAATGATAGAAAACCTACCTAGTGATATACCAGCTAGTTTTATTGAAGAAATTAAAAAAACATATGGTTTTGATTTACATATGTTTGGAACTAAAATAAATAGTACATACATGTATTTATATTTAACCCTATCAATCATTGTATTCTTTATTCTTTATTTGTTCATTAATAAATGGGTTAAAAAAAATAAATAA